A portion of the Gossypium arboreum isolate Shixiya-1 chromosome 8, ASM2569848v2, whole genome shotgun sequence genome contains these proteins:
- the LOC108468526 gene encoding pyruvate kinase isozyme A, chloroplastic-like has product MNKLDVRGDREDRSGRNLSVYYPGLLLPRANLTFWRNGSLVRERNAMLPTISSKDWLDIDFGIEEGVDFIAVSFVKSAKVIKTLKSYIIDRSPGRFGFASQIGIISKIESIDYLKILEEIIRVSDGTMVARGDLGAQIPLEQVPLVQHEVIQLCRQLNKPVIVASQLLESMIEYPIPTRAEVTDVSEAVGQQADALMLSSEPAMGQYPEKALAVLRSVSLRIEKCRREEKNWDVTDLHIVSLSKLDEISKEICNTTSRMGELS; this is encoded by the exons ATGAACAAGCT TGACGTTCGTGGTGATCGAGAAGATCGGTCCGGACGTAATCTGTCGGTGTACTATCCAGGGTTGTTATTGCCTCGTGCTAATCTTACTTTTTGGAGAAACGGAAGTCTAGTTCGAGAGCGCAATGCCATGCTTCCGACCATATCTTCCAAG GATTGGCTGGATATTGATTTTGGTATTGAAGAAGGTGTTGATTTCATTGCAGTGTCATTTGTGAAGTCTGCTAAAGTTATTAAGACTTTAAAGAGTTATATAATCGACCGATCGCCCGGAAG GTTTGGTTTTGCCAGCCAAATCGGTATCATTTCCAAGATAGAGAGTATCGATTATCTGAAAATTTTGGAAGAGATAATTCGGGTATCGGACGGAACTATGGTAGCTAGAGGAGATCTAGGTGCACAAATACCGTTGGAACAGGTCCCGTTGGTTCAACATGAGGTGATTCAGCTATGCAGGCAACTCAATAAGCCTGTCATTGTTGCTTCCCAGCTGCTCGAATCGATGATCGAATATCCTATACCAACAAGAGCTGAAGTTACCGACGTTTCCGAAGCAGTAGGGCAACAAGCAGATGCTTTAATGCTTTCTAGTGAACCAGCTATGGGACAATACCCTGAGAAAGCATTAGCTGTACTAAGAAGTGTTAGTTTGAGAATCGAAAAGTGCCGAAGGGAGGAAAAAAACTGGGATGTAACTGACCTTCACATCGTTTCATTGTCCAAACTCGATGAGATTTCCAAGGAAATATGTAATACAACTTCAAGAATGGGTGAGTTGTCTTAA
- the LOC108467841 gene encoding uncharacterized protein LOC108467841 isoform X1 — translation MPFPMKIQPIDFNTEEVAPPLLETVKPVMKSRFKRLFERQFPSVLRNSAADKVAAPAAVAAADELPFNKECTGEFEPSSVCLAKMVQNFIEENNEKQQSGAVRCSRNRCNCFNRNCNEVSEDEMDGFSFGDSNLTSSGESHEILKQSLVSCASVNERNLLADTAKIVENNKICKRKDDFCRKIVTDGLLALGYDASICKSHWEKSPSYPAGEYEYIDVIIEGERLLIDIDFRSEFEIARSTKTYKSILQMLPFIFVGKTDRLQKIIAIVSDAVKQSLKKKGMHVPPWRKAEYVKSKWLSPHNRTTPSPSPTVTSTSTIETPKEVELETKAKEKTQPELNPEMKNSVEDSELGESIFAFSDSSEEGKEEEKEAWKLPEIKPKNSLIGVKLVTGLASVIEDEPKKF, via the exons ATGCCTTTCCCAATGAAGATCCAACCGATCGATTTCAACACGGAGGAGGTGGCGCCTCCGCTGTTGGAAACAGTGAAGCCTGTGATGAAATCGCGGTTCAAGCGGCTGTTTGAGCGGCAGTTCCCTAGCGTTTTGAGGAATTCCGCGGCGGATAAGGTCGCTGCTCCTGCTGCCGTGGCCGCCGCCGATGAGCTGCCTTTTAACAAGGAATGCACCGGGGAGTTCGAACCGAGCTCCGTTTGCTTGGCGAAGATGGTCCAGAATTTCATCGAAGAGAACAACGAGAAGCAACAATCCGGTGCGGTCAGGTGTAGCCGGAACCGCTGCAACTGCTTCAATCGTAACTGCAACGAAGTCTCGGAAGACGAAATGGATGGTTTCAGCTTCGGTGACTCCAATCTCACTTCTTCTGGGGAATCACATGAAATTCTAAAG CAGAGTTTGGTTTCTTGTGCTAGTGTGAATGAAAGGAATTTGTTGGCGGATACAGCAAAGATTGTGGAGAATAACAAGATCTGTAAACGCAAAGATGATTTTTGCAGGAAAATTGTTACTGATGGATTATTAGCCCTTGGATATGATGCTTCCATCTGCAAATCTCATTGGGAAAAATCCCCCTCTTATCCCGCTG GGGAATATGAATATATAGATGTGATAATTGAAGGGGAACGATTGTTGATCGACATTGATTTCAGATCAGAATTCGAAATCGCCCGATCAACAAAAACTTACAAATCAATCCTCCAAATGCTTCCCTTCATCTTTGTAGGCAAAACCGATCGTCTTCAGAAGATAATTGCTATTGTTTCCGATGCTGTAAAGCAAAGCCTAAAGAAGAAGGGAATGCACGTTCCTCCATGGCGAAAAGCTGAGTATGTCAAGTCCAAATGGCTCTCTCCTCATAACCGAACCACGCCTTCTCCTTCGCCCACTGTTACATCCACATCCACAATTGAAACACCCAAAGAAGTTGAATTAGAAACCAAAGCTAAAGAGAAAACCCAACCTGAATTGAACCCCGAAATGAAAAACTCAGTTGAAGATTCTGAGTTGGGGGAATCCATATTTGCTTTCTCTGATAGCTCTGAAGAAGGGAAGGAAGAGGAGAAAGAAGCATGGAAGCTACCTGAGATAAAACCCAAGAATTCACTAATTGGGGTTAAGCTCGTGACTGGTTTGGCTTCAGTAATAGAAGATGAACCaaaaaaattttga
- the LOC108467841 gene encoding uncharacterized protein LOC108467841 isoform X2 produces the protein MPFPMKIQPIDFNTEEVAPPLLETVKPVMKSRFKRLFERQFPSVLRNSAADKVAAPAAVAAADELPFNKECTGEFEPSSVCLAKMVQNFIEENNEKQQSGAVRCSRNRCNCFNRNCNEVSEDEMDGFSFGDSNLTSSGESHEILKSLVSCASVNERNLLADTAKIVENNKICKRKDDFCRKIVTDGLLALGYDASICKSHWEKSPSYPAGEYEYIDVIIEGERLLIDIDFRSEFEIARSTKTYKSILQMLPFIFVGKTDRLQKIIAIVSDAVKQSLKKKGMHVPPWRKAEYVKSKWLSPHNRTTPSPSPTVTSTSTIETPKEVELETKAKEKTQPELNPEMKNSVEDSELGESIFAFSDSSEEGKEEEKEAWKLPEIKPKNSLIGVKLVTGLASVIEDEPKKF, from the exons ATGCCTTTCCCAATGAAGATCCAACCGATCGATTTCAACACGGAGGAGGTGGCGCCTCCGCTGTTGGAAACAGTGAAGCCTGTGATGAAATCGCGGTTCAAGCGGCTGTTTGAGCGGCAGTTCCCTAGCGTTTTGAGGAATTCCGCGGCGGATAAGGTCGCTGCTCCTGCTGCCGTGGCCGCCGCCGATGAGCTGCCTTTTAACAAGGAATGCACCGGGGAGTTCGAACCGAGCTCCGTTTGCTTGGCGAAGATGGTCCAGAATTTCATCGAAGAGAACAACGAGAAGCAACAATCCGGTGCGGTCAGGTGTAGCCGGAACCGCTGCAACTGCTTCAATCGTAACTGCAACGAAGTCTCGGAAGACGAAATGGATGGTTTCAGCTTCGGTGACTCCAATCTCACTTCTTCTGGGGAATCACATGAAATTCTAAAG AGTTTGGTTTCTTGTGCTAGTGTGAATGAAAGGAATTTGTTGGCGGATACAGCAAAGATTGTGGAGAATAACAAGATCTGTAAACGCAAAGATGATTTTTGCAGGAAAATTGTTACTGATGGATTATTAGCCCTTGGATATGATGCTTCCATCTGCAAATCTCATTGGGAAAAATCCCCCTCTTATCCCGCTG GGGAATATGAATATATAGATGTGATAATTGAAGGGGAACGATTGTTGATCGACATTGATTTCAGATCAGAATTCGAAATCGCCCGATCAACAAAAACTTACAAATCAATCCTCCAAATGCTTCCCTTCATCTTTGTAGGCAAAACCGATCGTCTTCAGAAGATAATTGCTATTGTTTCCGATGCTGTAAAGCAAAGCCTAAAGAAGAAGGGAATGCACGTTCCTCCATGGCGAAAAGCTGAGTATGTCAAGTCCAAATGGCTCTCTCCTCATAACCGAACCACGCCTTCTCCTTCGCCCACTGTTACATCCACATCCACAATTGAAACACCCAAAGAAGTTGAATTAGAAACCAAAGCTAAAGAGAAAACCCAACCTGAATTGAACCCCGAAATGAAAAACTCAGTTGAAGATTCTGAGTTGGGGGAATCCATATTTGCTTTCTCTGATAGCTCTGAAGAAGGGAAGGAAGAGGAGAAAGAAGCATGGAAGCTACCTGAGATAAAACCCAAGAATTCACTAATTGGGGTTAAGCTCGTGACTGGTTTGGCTTCAGTAATAGAAGATGAACCaaaaaaattttga